The Agrococcus carbonis genome has a window encoding:
- a CDS encoding rhamnan synthesis F family protein yields MTAAPHRLAIVAHRDPRGEVGARVDLLVEGLRTIVDRVVLVADALSAAGRERADALADRVVVAPAGSAIALLAAGLASVDDEVRQAASVLVTDTERYGPMPGVQPGLAARIAQRPRDAAAWTWARTAPRQALEPSPWIWAEPEVLAHQAWRTWWWSARDDDGRLGIHDLVEALRAGGVSVGALAAPADPRVERATLELSDGAAPFVERALLTGDPVELEEQALDPAGAWRMLRNGGYPMRVAAADLGRAAPPRRIATNAGAMRVLAGPGELFGTAPRVAVLAHIYYPDALADLQLHLQHLPPGWKLIVTTGSEASKAELERMIPVHFRSETPERVPEFEVRVVESNRGRDISAFLIGCADLLRPQPDGSYAFDVVLKVHSKRSPQDPYPRASRFQRHVLESLLGGSDAATALIQLFVDEPELGMAMPPQIHVGYPTLGRAWFGNRPLAEQLATRLGIDVPFDEGSPLAPFGSMFAARPEALRPLVDSLGWHDFPDESGYRDGGTAHAVERLFAYAAISEGYAVRTVTTPEIAAESHQMLEWKLQEILRDVPGTSRQQVQLAAAATRAAALPAAAIVRSGRAAAQGAGRLGGAAARGARAALARMRRGGR; encoded by the coding sequence GTGACTGCTGCCCCGCACCGACTCGCGATCGTCGCCCACCGGGACCCCCGCGGCGAGGTCGGAGCGCGCGTCGACCTGCTCGTCGAGGGCCTCCGCACGATCGTCGACCGCGTCGTGCTGGTCGCGGATGCGCTGAGCGCAGCCGGGCGGGAACGCGCCGACGCGCTCGCCGACCGGGTCGTCGTCGCGCCCGCGGGCTCGGCGATCGCGCTGCTCGCGGCGGGCCTCGCGTCGGTCGACGACGAGGTGCGCCAGGCGGCGTCGGTGCTCGTGACGGACACGGAGCGGTACGGGCCGATGCCGGGCGTGCAACCCGGCCTCGCGGCGCGCATCGCCCAGCGCCCGCGGGACGCGGCGGCGTGGACCTGGGCGCGCACCGCGCCGAGGCAGGCGCTCGAGCCCTCGCCCTGGATCTGGGCGGAGCCCGAGGTGCTCGCGCACCAGGCGTGGCGCACGTGGTGGTGGTCCGCCCGCGACGACGACGGGCGGCTCGGCATCCACGATCTGGTCGAGGCGCTCCGCGCCGGCGGCGTGTCTGTCGGTGCGCTCGCAGCCCCGGCCGACCCGCGGGTCGAGCGCGCGACGCTGGAGCTGAGCGATGGCGCGGCACCCTTCGTCGAGCGGGCGCTGCTCACCGGCGACCCCGTCGAGCTCGAGGAGCAGGCCCTCGACCCGGCCGGAGCGTGGCGCATGCTGCGGAACGGGGGCTATCCGATGCGGGTCGCCGCCGCCGACCTGGGCCGCGCCGCGCCCCCTCGCAGGATCGCCACCAACGCGGGCGCCATGCGCGTCCTGGCCGGACCGGGCGAGCTGTTCGGCACGGCTCCGCGCGTCGCCGTGCTCGCGCACATCTACTACCCCGACGCGCTCGCCGACCTGCAGCTGCACCTGCAGCACCTCCCGCCCGGCTGGAAGCTCATCGTGACGACGGGGAGCGAGGCCTCGAAGGCCGAGCTCGAGCGGATGATCCCCGTCCACTTCCGCTCGGAGACGCCGGAGCGGGTCCCGGAGTTCGAGGTGCGCGTCGTCGAGTCGAACCGCGGCCGCGACATCTCCGCCTTCCTGATCGGCTGCGCCGATCTCCTGCGGCCGCAGCCGGACGGCTCGTACGCCTTCGACGTGGTGCTCAAGGTGCACTCGAAGCGCTCGCCGCAGGATCCATATCCCCGCGCGAGCCGGTTCCAGCGGCACGTGCTCGAGAGCCTGCTGGGCGGGTCGGATGCGGCGACGGCGCTGATCCAGCTCTTCGTCGACGAGCCCGAGCTCGGCATGGCGATGCCCCCGCAGATCCACGTCGGCTACCCGACGCTCGGGCGCGCGTGGTTCGGCAACCGGCCGCTCGCCGAGCAGCTCGCGACGCGGCTCGGCATCGACGTGCCCTTCGACGAGGGGTCGCCGCTCGCGCCCTTCGGCTCGATGTTCGCCGCCCGCCCGGAGGCGCTGCGGCCGCTCGTCGACAGCCTCGGCTGGCACGACTTCCCCGACGAGTCGGGCTACCGCGACGGCGGCACCGCGCACGCGGTCGAGCGGCTGTTCGCCTACGCCGCGATCAGCGAGGGCTACGCGGTGCGCACCGTGACGACGCCCGAGATCGCCGCAGAGTCGCACCAGATGCTCGAGTGGAAGCTCCAGGAGATCCTCCGCGACGTGCCCGGCACCTCCCGCCAGCAGGTGCAGCTCGCGGCCGCCGCGACGCGCGCCGCCGCGCTGCCCGCCGCCGCGATCGTCCGCTCGGGGCGCGCCGCCGCGCAGGGCGCCGGCCGGCTCGGCGGCGCCGCTGCCCGCGGGGCGCGCGCCGCGCTCGCCCGCATGCGTCGCGGCGGGCGGTGA
- a CDS encoding glycosyltransferase, with protein MRVVVFPAYRENPFLGMMLGAAEREGAEIVDARTLDELEAALAERPAETVLHMHWTNPIAQSTNNPVVAARNAGRFRRMVRGAKQRGARVVWTVHNVLPHGAKHARVERGVHRFLAEAADRIHVMHPGTAALAAPHYALPGERIRHIPHPSYAGAVPPAVDRIAARERLAIEPEALAVLFLGQMRAYKGVLDLIDAAGRAAAQRPLVLLLAGNATPDETAAIDAALAAHPRLRAVRHLRFVDHAELPGWFAAADVVALPYRRILNSGSVLLAATYGVPALLPREAHLEADYGDQAWVTLFDGAEGLERALEQARVDDGAARAAALADAAAWTPEDASRALLGVLREALGER; from the coding sequence ATGCGCGTCGTCGTCTTCCCGGCCTACCGCGAGAACCCCTTCCTCGGCATGATGCTCGGCGCGGCCGAGCGCGAGGGCGCCGAGATCGTCGACGCGCGCACGCTCGACGAGCTCGAGGCCGCGCTCGCCGAGCGGCCGGCCGAGACGGTGCTCCACATGCACTGGACGAACCCGATCGCGCAGTCGACGAACAACCCGGTCGTCGCCGCGCGGAACGCGGGCCGCTTCCGCCGCATGGTGCGCGGTGCGAAGCAGCGGGGAGCGCGCGTCGTGTGGACGGTGCACAACGTGCTGCCGCACGGGGCGAAGCACGCCCGGGTCGAGCGCGGCGTGCACCGCTTCCTCGCCGAGGCGGCCGACCGCATCCACGTCATGCACCCCGGCACCGCGGCGCTCGCGGCGCCCCACTACGCGCTGCCGGGGGAGCGCATCCGGCACATCCCGCACCCGAGCTACGCCGGCGCGGTTCCTCCGGCCGTCGACCGGATCGCCGCGCGCGAGCGCCTCGCGATCGAGCCCGAGGCGCTCGCGGTGCTCTTCCTCGGCCAGATGCGCGCCTACAAGGGCGTGCTCGACCTCATCGACGCCGCGGGCCGCGCGGCCGCGCAGCGCCCGCTCGTGCTGCTGCTCGCCGGCAACGCGACCCCCGACGAGACGGCGGCGATCGACGCGGCGCTCGCCGCGCATCCGCGCCTGCGGGCCGTGCGCCACCTGCGGTTCGTCGACCACGCCGAGCTGCCCGGCTGGTTCGCGGCCGCCGACGTCGTCGCGCTGCCGTACCGCCGCATCCTGAACTCGGGCAGCGTGCTGCTCGCCGCGACATACGGCGTGCCGGCGCTGCTGCCGCGCGAGGCGCACCTCGAGGCCGACTACGGCGACCAGGCGTGGGTCACGCTCTTCGACGGGGCTGAGGGCCTCGAGCGGGCGCTCGAGCAGGCGCGCGTCGACGACGGCGCGGCGCGGGCCGCGGCGCTCGCGGATGCGGCGGCGTGGACCCCCGAGGATGCGTCGCGCGCGCTCCTCGGCGTGCTGCGCGAGGCGCTCGGCGAGCGCTGA
- a CDS encoding glycosyltransferase: MSGGAPTRIVIFPAWQDNPYLNLLHLATGGAGYWLDRVKTMEDALAAIAEDPADTILHMNWTSPICQETPDPLEARERVDAFVGGLERATEAGLRIIWTVHNAMPHDAIHRDLELELHEALARLAHAIHVINPATPEVVAEHYALPADRIRCIPHSSYQGVYGSPIPRDRARARFGLAPDELAVLFLGQLRPYKGVLDLLEAASEAQRMRGGRVVLMLAGKVRADEVAALDAAMPLDVRVIRSFRFVPDGETAWWFGAADLVALPYRNILNSGSMLLAQTFGAPVLLPDEPHVVSHHGDETWVRLYDRTRPVEALAEAIAAAPIDDEQAREAAFDAARAWSPYRMSRAFLALVREVQAGREERVSAA; this comes from the coding sequence ATGAGCGGCGGGGCACCCACGCGGATCGTCATCTTCCCCGCCTGGCAGGACAACCCCTACCTCAACCTGCTGCACCTGGCCACCGGCGGCGCCGGCTACTGGCTCGACCGCGTGAAGACGATGGAGGACGCCCTCGCGGCGATCGCCGAGGACCCGGCGGACACGATCCTGCACATGAACTGGACGTCGCCCATCTGCCAGGAGACGCCGGACCCGCTCGAGGCGCGCGAGCGCGTCGACGCGTTCGTCGGCGGCCTCGAGCGGGCGACCGAGGCAGGGCTGCGCATCATCTGGACGGTGCACAACGCCATGCCGCACGACGCGATCCACCGCGACCTGGAGCTCGAGCTCCACGAGGCGCTCGCGCGGCTCGCGCACGCGATCCACGTCATCAACCCCGCGACGCCCGAGGTGGTCGCGGAGCACTACGCGCTGCCGGCTGACCGCATCCGCTGCATCCCCCACAGCAGCTACCAGGGCGTCTACGGCTCGCCCATCCCGCGCGACCGCGCGCGCGCCCGCTTCGGCCTCGCCCCCGACGAGCTCGCCGTGCTGTTCCTCGGCCAGCTGCGCCCCTACAAGGGCGTGCTCGACCTGCTCGAGGCTGCGAGCGAGGCGCAGCGGATGCGGGGCGGCCGCGTCGTGCTCATGCTCGCCGGGAAGGTGCGGGCCGACGAGGTCGCGGCGCTCGACGCCGCGATGCCGCTCGACGTGCGCGTGATCCGCAGCTTCCGGTTCGTGCCGGACGGGGAGACGGCGTGGTGGTTCGGCGCCGCCGACCTCGTCGCGCTCCCGTACCGCAACATCCTCAACTCGGGCTCGATGCTGCTCGCCCAGACGTTCGGCGCGCCGGTGCTGCTGCCCGACGAGCCGCACGTCGTGTCGCACCACGGCGACGAGACGTGGGTGCGGCTGTATGACCGCACGCGTCCCGTCGAGGCGCTCGCCGAGGCGATCGCAGCGGCGCCGATCGACGACGAGCAGGCGAGGGAGGCCGCGTTCGACGCGGCGCGGGCGTGGAGCCCCTACCGGATGTCGCGCGCGTTCCTCGCGCTCGTGCGCGAGGTGCAGGCCGGTCGCGAGGAGCGCGTCAGCGCGGCATGA
- a CDS encoding ABC transporter ATP-binding protein — protein MTGTAVEVHGVSKRFRVYHDRNQSIKATVLKGGRAKYEEFWALRDVSLEVPEGSTFGLLGLNGSGKSTLLKCIAGILQPNEGRIVTRGRMAAMLEVGSGFHPELSGRENVYLNAAILGMSDREVDRKLESIIDFAGVERFIDHPVKNYSSGMYVRLGFSVAIHTEPELLLVDEVLAVGDKDFQAKCLAKFDELKASGKTVVVVSHSMGTMRTFCDQAAWLDHGELQAVGPASEIVDRYTGDGRASTGTVEGVEGLKRFGTGEVRFTDIELLGTDGQELDTVDPTRPLTVRLSFYAHEPIERPDFAISIRDSQQTAVFNITGHDRDWLPQRLERGHGTVEIQLASLPVRAGGYRIVADVRAEGAEEPADKIWGGKRFGVERGDHTTSGGTLYLPSGFGELRTGAAEGSTRLMPR, from the coding sequence ATGACCGGCACAGCCGTCGAGGTGCACGGCGTCTCGAAGAGGTTCCGCGTCTACCACGACCGCAACCAGTCGATCAAGGCGACGGTGCTCAAGGGCGGCCGCGCGAAGTACGAGGAGTTCTGGGCGCTGCGCGACGTGTCGCTCGAGGTGCCGGAGGGCTCGACGTTCGGGCTGCTCGGGCTCAACGGCTCCGGCAAGTCGACGCTGCTCAAGTGCATCGCGGGCATCCTGCAGCCCAACGAGGGCCGCATCGTCACGCGCGGGCGGATGGCCGCGATGCTCGAAGTGGGCTCGGGCTTCCACCCGGAGCTCTCGGGGCGCGAGAACGTGTACCTCAACGCCGCGATCCTCGGCATGAGCGACCGCGAGGTCGACCGCAAGCTCGAGTCGATCATCGACTTCGCCGGCGTCGAGCGCTTCATCGACCACCCGGTCAAGAACTACTCGAGCGGCATGTACGTGCGCCTCGGCTTCTCGGTCGCCATCCACACCGAGCCCGAGCTGCTGCTCGTCGACGAGGTGCTCGCGGTCGGCGACAAGGACTTCCAGGCGAAGTGCCTCGCGAAGTTCGACGAGCTGAAGGCCTCCGGCAAGACCGTCGTCGTGGTGTCGCACTCGATGGGCACGATGCGCACGTTCTGCGACCAGGCGGCGTGGCTCGACCACGGCGAGCTGCAGGCGGTCGGGCCGGCGAGCGAGATCGTCGACCGCTACACGGGCGACGGGCGCGCGAGCACCGGCACCGTGGAGGGCGTCGAGGGCCTCAAGCGCTTCGGCACCGGCGAGGTGCGCTTCACCGACATCGAGCTGCTCGGCACCGACGGGCAGGAGCTCGACACCGTCGACCCCACGCGACCGCTCACCGTGCGGCTCTCCTTCTACGCCCACGAGCCGATCGAGCGGCCCGACTTCGCCATCTCGATCCGGGACTCGCAGCAGACGGCCGTCTTCAACATCACGGGCCACGACCGCGACTGGCTGCCGCAGCGGCTCGAGCGCGGCCACGGCACGGTCGAGATCCAGCTCGCCTCGCTCCCCGTGCGCGCGGGCGGCTACCGCATCGTCGCCGATGTGCGCGCCGAGGGCGCCGAGGAGCCCGCCGACAAGATCTGGGGCGGCAAGCGCTTCGGGGTCGAGCGGGGCGACCACACCACGAGCGGCGGGACGCTCTACCTGCCGTCGGGGTTCGGCGAGCTGCGCACCGGAGCCGCCGAGGGCAGCACGCGGCTCATGCCGCGCTGA
- a CDS encoding glycosyltransferase, whose protein sequence is MHPDEQEHMLATTSPDARHDQSLVSIIVPVYGTEAVLPELLDSLLAQSWSAWEAVLVIDGSPDEAAAVAHRYAARDGRFRVIETPNGGIGRARNIGLDAAAGDLIAFCDSDDMLEPNAIEVLVAALESSGTEMATAIGVDFFPGGVRRRRSRYWTMHGPQFRRGWATYALPQMPPLLEDHVVWAKLFRRSLIDRIGLRFPEGVQCEDILPMLRLQLAAHDIAVAPVEVYLHRRHEHTVSADYLRPSTLGDWLEQAAATIDEVVAHGDRAAVEHYVGVHTLGQWWTRAELVPLVEDRALVEGIERLAARMVEVLGDDLDELDPVRAAALRFFAAGGASRRWAGLPAALARLGSSSRRSWDATSFDVVVSPLVSPSPRTAPVVAEAALDAAGMLEVDDAIEARMAAELLVSRAVLPVAHGFVTGDHAADLLRRAEAALERVPRAALQQVAPPSAPARRAQSATADAAWAVLDGLPLRRARLTMLRVEGEHLVLRGEVELSNPLHLADRLSIAVRSTDGRYARVAPAWARAIEGGVTAWSARIALGTAAADRTLAVALRRERRGRGPVELPVVARALPGTLRGTGEVALRVEPLAAEPLALRVARRRGTALAPSPAEAPARRVYAYPNWMSNPYVTMLQTAARARGDRFDGTVDPRALIGELRSGHAGVVHVQWTSPITEKARDDQHAGEIVDDVLEALDHARAAGRPILWTVHNVLPHDTRFREAAIRLHQGIADRAHLIHVLGSTTQEAIGDLYELPVEKLRVLPHSSYAGIYGARVEQSDARAAIGSAPGTTQALFFGQMRPYKGLEHLFGAAIDLQDEHPVELLLAGNPTPELRAQIDELDETEVAITSALRFIEDDEVADWFSAADVAVLPYRHILNSGSMHLAATYGLPVILPDEHTITADYGDQAWIRFFDPADAQRSIAALLRDDWYRDPAVRAAALAYAQERSPYAMAVGFVELLDEVEAIAARSR, encoded by the coding sequence ATGCATCCCGACGAACAGGAGCACATGTTGGCAACCACGTCGCCCGACGCACGGCACGACCAGTCGTTGGTGTCGATCATCGTACCGGTCTACGGCACGGAGGCGGTCCTGCCCGAGCTCCTCGACTCCCTGCTGGCGCAGTCCTGGAGCGCGTGGGAGGCGGTGCTCGTGATCGACGGCTCGCCCGACGAAGCGGCGGCCGTCGCCCACCGGTACGCCGCTCGCGACGGGCGGTTCCGCGTCATCGAGACGCCGAACGGCGGCATCGGCCGCGCGCGCAACATCGGGCTCGACGCCGCCGCAGGCGACCTCATCGCCTTCTGCGACTCCGACGACATGCTCGAGCCGAACGCGATCGAGGTGCTCGTGGCAGCGCTCGAGTCGTCGGGCACCGAGATGGCCACCGCCATCGGCGTCGACTTCTTCCCGGGCGGGGTGCGCCGCCGCCGCTCGCGCTACTGGACGATGCACGGCCCGCAGTTCCGCCGTGGCTGGGCGACGTACGCGCTGCCGCAGATGCCGCCGCTGCTCGAGGACCACGTCGTGTGGGCAAAGCTCTTCCGGCGCTCGCTCATCGACCGCATCGGCCTGCGCTTCCCCGAGGGGGTGCAGTGCGAGGACATCCTGCCGATGCTGCGGCTGCAGCTCGCCGCCCACGACATCGCGGTCGCCCCGGTCGAGGTCTACCTGCACCGGCGGCACGAGCACACCGTGAGCGCCGACTACCTGCGCCCGAGCACCCTCGGGGACTGGCTCGAGCAGGCGGCCGCGACGATCGACGAGGTCGTCGCCCACGGCGACCGCGCGGCGGTGGAGCACTACGTGGGCGTGCACACCCTCGGGCAGTGGTGGACGCGCGCCGAGCTCGTGCCGCTCGTCGAGGACCGTGCCCTCGTCGAGGGCATCGAGCGGCTCGCGGCCCGCATGGTCGAGGTGCTCGGCGACGACCTCGACGAGCTCGACCCCGTGCGCGCCGCGGCGCTGCGCTTCTTCGCAGCCGGCGGCGCGAGCCGGCGCTGGGCAGGACTCCCGGCTGCGCTCGCCCGGCTCGGCTCGTCCTCGCGGCGATCGTGGGACGCGACGTCGTTCGACGTCGTGGTGAGCCCGCTCGTGTCGCCGTCGCCGCGCACCGCGCCCGTCGTCGCGGAGGCTGCGCTCGACGCGGCGGGCATGCTCGAGGTCGACGACGCGATCGAGGCGCGCATGGCCGCCGAGCTGCTCGTCTCGCGCGCGGTGCTGCCGGTCGCGCACGGCTTCGTCACCGGCGACCACGCCGCCGACCTGCTCCGGCGCGCGGAGGCCGCGCTCGAGCGGGTGCCGCGCGCCGCGCTCCAGCAGGTCGCTCCCCCGAGCGCCCCGGCGCGCCGCGCGCAGAGCGCGACGGCGGATGCTGCGTGGGCGGTGCTCGACGGGCTGCCGCTGCGCCGCGCGCGGCTCACGATGCTGCGCGTCGAGGGCGAGCACCTCGTGCTGCGCGGCGAGGTCGAGCTCTCGAACCCGCTGCACCTCGCCGACCGCCTCTCGATCGCCGTGCGCTCGACCGACGGCCGCTACGCGCGGGTCGCACCGGCGTGGGCGCGGGCGATCGAGGGCGGCGTCACCGCCTGGAGCGCCCGCATCGCGCTGGGCACCGCCGCCGCCGACCGCACGCTCGCCGTCGCGCTGCGCCGTGAGCGGCGCGGACGGGGCCCGGTCGAGCTGCCGGTCGTCGCTCGCGCCCTCCCCGGAACCCTGCGCGGCACGGGGGAGGTCGCGCTGCGGGTCGAGCCGCTCGCCGCCGAGCCGCTCGCGCTCCGCGTCGCGCGCCGACGGGGCACGGCGCTCGCCCCGAGCCCGGCAGAGGCGCCCGCCCGACGCGTGTACGCCTACCCGAACTGGATGTCGAATCCGTACGTCACGATGCTGCAGACGGCCGCGAGGGCGCGCGGCGACCGCTTCGACGGCACCGTCGACCCGCGTGCGCTCATCGGCGAGCTCCGGTCGGGGCACGCGGGCGTCGTGCACGTGCAGTGGACGAGCCCCATCACGGAGAAGGCGCGCGACGACCAGCATGCCGGCGAGATCGTCGACGACGTGCTCGAGGCGCTCGACCACGCCCGCGCGGCGGGGCGACCGATCCTGTGGACGGTGCACAACGTGCTGCCGCACGACACGCGCTTCCGCGAGGCCGCCATCCGCCTGCACCAGGGCATCGCCGACCGCGCGCACCTCATCCACGTGCTCGGCTCCACCACCCAGGAGGCGATCGGCGACCTGTACGAGCTGCCGGTGGAGAAGCTGCGCGTGCTGCCGCACTCGTCGTACGCGGGCATCTACGGCGCCCGCGTCGAGCAGTCGGATGCGCGTGCGGCGATCGGCTCGGCGCCCGGCACGACGCAGGCGCTCTTCTTCGGCCAGATGCGCCCCTACAAGGGCCTCGAGCACCTCTTCGGCGCCGCGATCGACCTGCAGGACGAGCACCCGGTCGAGCTGCTGCTCGCGGGCAACCCGACGCCCGAGCTGCGCGCGCAGATCGACGAGCTCGACGAGACCGAGGTCGCGATCACGAGCGCGCTGCGCTTCATCGAGGACGACGAGGTCGCCGACTGGTTCTCGGCCGCCGACGTCGCGGTGCTCCCCTACCGGCACATCCTCAACTCGGGCTCGATGCACCTCGCCGCCACGTACGGACTGCCGGTCATCCTGCCGGACGAGCACACGATCACGGCCGACTACGGCGACCAGGCGTGGATCCGCTTCTTCGATCCCGCGGACGCGCAGCGCTCGATCGCGGCGCTCCTCCGCGACGACTGGTACCGCGATCCCGCGGTGCGCGCGGCAGCGCTCGCGTACGCGCAGGAGCGCTCGCCGTACGCGATGGCCGTGGGCTTCGTCGAGCTGCTCGACGAGGTCGAGGCGATCGCGGCTCGGTCGCGCTGA
- a CDS encoding glycosyltransferase, which produces MTDEHTERASATPLVAVLMATHNGEEFIEEQVRTILDQQGVEVRIVVSDDASTDATLEILRGFGDDRITLLEPGRFGTPQANFLRLIRDADVTGATAVALADQDDRWHLDRFQRQLALIAEHRLDAISSSVTAFWTQPDGSEVTEYLEKSQPQVELDYLLESAGPGCTFVLTASTFATVREVVAAHPLVDESVPHDWIVYAIARATDRRWRIDPTPTIDYRQHGANATGANKGLRAALSRARRLASGDYRTQCAAIARLAASLATGPTGERLERIAPLFERSDFASRAALRRLVPELRREPAERRWLDLVLRLGIW; this is translated from the coding sequence ATGACTGACGAGCACACCGAGCGCGCCTCGGCGACGCCGCTCGTCGCCGTGCTGATGGCGACGCACAACGGCGAGGAGTTCATCGAGGAGCAGGTGCGCACGATCCTCGACCAGCAGGGCGTCGAGGTGCGCATCGTCGTCTCCGACGACGCCTCGACGGATGCGACGCTCGAGATCCTGCGCGGGTTCGGCGACGACCGCATCACGCTCCTCGAGCCGGGCCGCTTCGGCACGCCGCAGGCGAACTTCCTGCGCCTCATCCGCGACGCCGACGTCACAGGGGCGACGGCCGTCGCGCTCGCGGACCAGGACGACCGCTGGCACCTCGACCGCTTCCAGCGGCAGCTCGCGCTCATCGCCGAGCACCGGCTGGATGCGATCTCCTCCTCCGTGACGGCCTTCTGGACGCAGCCCGACGGCAGCGAGGTCACGGAGTACCTCGAGAAGTCGCAGCCGCAGGTCGAGCTCGACTACCTGCTCGAGTCGGCCGGCCCCGGCTGCACCTTCGTGCTCACCGCGTCCACGTTCGCGACGGTCCGCGAGGTGGTCGCTGCGCATCCGCTCGTCGACGAGAGCGTGCCGCACGACTGGATCGTCTACGCGATCGCCCGTGCGACCGACCGGCGCTGGCGCATCGACCCGACGCCGACCATCGACTACCGCCAGCACGGCGCCAACGCGACGGGCGCCAACAAGGGGCTGCGCGCGGCGCTGTCGCGCGCCCGGCGGCTCGCGAGCGGCGACTACCGCACGCAGTGCGCCGCGATCGCGCGGCTGGCCGCGTCGCTGGCGACCGGGCCGACCGGCGAGCGGCTCGAGCGCATCGCGCCGCTGTTCGAGCGCAGCGACTTCGCCTCCCGCGCGGCGCTGCGGCGCCTCGTGCCCGAGCTGCGCCGCGAGCCCGCCGAGCGGCGCTGGCTCGACCTTGTGCTGCGCCTCGGCATCTGGTGA
- a CDS encoding glycosyltransferase family 2 protein: MSPAGGASQAVDPQHPVVSVVVPMRDVGEWVSQTVESLRRQTLEQIEVLLVDDGSSDDTVARAQAAIDGDPRFRILAGEGRGAARARNLGIAEARGDYLAFADGDDIIPADAYRILAGQAASTDAEMVVGNHLVMEPQRLTTRDQSLPIYGEVRTGITIVDEPRFLRDRVCWNRIIRRSSWQSARLAFADARRSNDIQAMTHAYCAFAFDVVPQPVYAYRRRVGSTSMTSSKQQPGPLRDHFTQEIACRDAVRRLRDDALIERYFAGILEFDIWAHGVAAVVDESPEFDEARDLLVELVASAPRASFAALDPVRRLAYGLIARRSWALARAIVTSHEGTIEAFATRDLDAQIAAAVLADREAHTALAVVLRSELIVPMSMPTTPDDEVVRLHALLRDVVGAGIAPAALTRHIRALVDLPAEAPPATLRAAAALAVEAGSLGTSARKLRDVAAAAAHGDLRGAARAVGSVRSHDVTTIVTELRPRHVRLALRRAARRIRR; encoded by the coding sequence GTGAGTCCAGCCGGCGGAGCCTCGCAGGCGGTCGACCCCCAGCACCCAGTGGTCAGCGTCGTGGTGCCGATGCGCGACGTCGGCGAGTGGGTCTCGCAGACGGTCGAGTCGCTGCGGCGGCAGACGCTCGAGCAGATCGAGGTGCTGCTCGTGGACGACGGCTCGAGCGACGACACCGTCGCCCGCGCGCAGGCCGCGATCGACGGCGACCCCCGCTTCCGCATCCTCGCCGGCGAGGGCCGCGGCGCCGCGCGCGCCCGCAACCTCGGCATCGCCGAGGCGCGCGGCGACTACCTCGCGTTCGCCGACGGCGACGACATCATCCCGGCGGACGCCTACCGGATCCTCGCCGGCCAGGCCGCGAGCACCGACGCCGAGATGGTCGTCGGCAACCACCTCGTGATGGAGCCGCAGCGGCTCACGACGCGCGACCAGAGCCTCCCGATCTACGGGGAGGTCCGCACGGGCATCACGATCGTCGACGAGCCGCGCTTCCTGCGCGACCGCGTGTGCTGGAACCGCATCATCCGTCGCAGCAGCTGGCAGTCGGCGCGGCTCGCGTTCGCCGACGCCCGCCGCTCGAACGACATCCAGGCGATGACGCACGCGTACTGCGCGTTCGCGTTCGACGTCGTCCCGCAGCCCGTCTACGCCTACCGTCGCCGTGTCGGGTCGACCTCGATGACCTCGAGCAAGCAGCAGCCGGGGCCGCTGCGCGACCACTTCACGCAGGAGATCGCGTGCCGCGACGCGGTGCGCCGACTGCGCGACGACGCGCTCATCGAGCGCTACTTCGCCGGCATCCTCGAGTTCGACATCTGGGCGCACGGCGTCGCGGCGGTCGTCGACGAGTCGCCGGAGTTCGACGAGGCGCGCGACCTCCTGGTCGAGCTCGTCGCCTCCGCGCCGCGCGCGTCGTTCGCGGCGCTCGACCCGGTGCGGCGGCTCGCCTACGGCCTCATCGCGCGCCGTTCCTGGGCCCTTGCGCGCGCGATCGTCACGTCGCACGAGGGCACGATCGAGGCGTTCGCGACCCGCGACCTCGACGCCCAGATCGCGGCCGCGGTGCTCGCCGATCGGGAGGCGCACACCGCGCTCGCGGTCGTGCTGCGGAGCGAGCTCATCGTGCCGATGTCGATGCCCACGACGCCGGACGACGAGGTGGTGCGCCTCCACGCGCTGCTGCGCGACGTCGTCGGCGCCGGCATCGCGCCCGCCGCGCTCACCCGCCACATCCGCGCGCTCGTCGACCTCCCCGCCGAGGCGCCGCCCGCGACCCTCCGCGCCGCCGCCGCGCTCGCCGTGGAGGCCGGATCGCTCGGCACGAGCGCGCGCAAGCTGCGCGACGTCGCCGCTGCCGCCGCGCACGGCGACCTGCGCGGCGCCGCTCGCGCGGTCGGCAGCGTGCGCTCGCATGACGTGACGACGATCGTGACCGAGCTGCGCCCCCGGCACGTGCGCCTCGCCCTCCGCCGAGCGGCCCGCAGGATCCGCCGATGA